A part of Pseudoalteromonas arctica A 37-1-2 genomic DNA contains:
- a CDS encoding c-type cytochrome, which produces MKLKKILAGVALATCAFSVSANSAFKEPSDAIEYRQAAFSMISVQISDMGAMLKGKVPFDAEQFQKRANNAAALSKMPWEAFYEGTDKGDTAALAAVWAENATFVEKANAFAANADKLALAAQSGDKAVIGKAFGAWAKGCKDCHKQFKD; this is translated from the coding sequence ATGAAATTAAAAAAAATATTAGCAGGTGTAGCATTAGCTACATGTGCATTTAGCGTATCGGCAAATTCTGCATTTAAAGAACCAAGTGACGCGATTGAATACCGCCAAGCTGCGTTTTCGATGATCTCAGTTCAAATTAGCGACATGGGTGCAATGCTTAAAGGCAAAGTACCTTTTGATGCAGAGCAATTTCAAAAGCGTGCTAACAATGCCGCTGCTTTATCAAAAATGCCATGGGAAGCATTTTACGAAGGGACAGATAAAGGCGATACAGCTGCACTTGCTGCTGTTTGGGCCGAAAATGCAACCTTTGTTGAAAAAGCGAATGCTTTTGCAGCAAATGCAGATAAGCTAGCGTTAGCTGCTCAATCGGGCGATAAAGCCGTAATTGGTAAAGCTTTTGGCGCATGGGCTAAAGGCTGTAAAGATTGCCATAAGCAATTTAAAGATTAA
- a CDS encoding efflux RND transporter permease subunit: MSESIQQKQTGLIAYFANNSVAANLMMFFIIIMGAISYFTIQRQMFPNVEINYINIEANYPGASPQEIEESILIKVEESLKDITEIKKGVYRAFRNGGTASLEINTDAKLTDVLDKVKLRVDGIATFPAGMEPVTISQVEFRQDVIGMTLVADLPLTELKPIANQIEDELLQLSNVSLVVNDVPLDEIAIEIEPDTLRQYNLTLSDVMNAVRRYSANFSAGQLKTDAGVISVRVENQFYSGEEFRQIPVKIGEYGAKVLLQDIAVIKDQFTEGERYFKFNGENAVYLSVKATQEQNMIPVADSVKAFIDQKNKQLPPGIRLEPLMDMTYYLNARLDMMKANLFQGAILVAIMLSLFLRFKLALWVMIGLPVCFLGAMMMMPLFGISINIISLFAFIMVLGIVVDDAIVIGEAAYTEVEKSGGGVENVVRGANRVATPATFGVLTTIAVFAPFTMSSGPESAFFYGIAVVVMLCLVFSLIESKLILPAHIAHTHFSPIKKGGWRDRFNTRFFGFVNGPYKRFIAKCVDWRWTVLFAFIAMFIISIALITSNKVRTVPTPKVPHDFPQIQVEMNDNVSDLQTIAAIREIEAMVLRVDEETEREFGQKIIRDVLVFNQGRTESQLLAPLVDEDSRPYNAFELSRRWREAMPTIAGIKSLTIQDDVGGGGGNGGGEFGYLLYGSDIDTLNQAGRRFIQLLQQQKGLFDISSTIDPASKEVQMSLKPVAYDLGLDLAGIANQVGASFYGGEAQRVIRNGEEVRVMVRYPKLTREAFSSLKHTVVTTPQGREVLLGDVVELTETPGISYIRREGGYRTVYVYGNIDEEQIEPGEVVKQVKENLLPQLIEEFPSVKSELGGAIEEQQAQANEQIMFFIGGMILVYILLAVPLKSYSQPLIVMSVIPFSLTGAIWGHYWFDLDMSLMSGFGLIAAAGVVINDSLVMTDYVNQVRREGVSVKNAVIEAGCARFRAILLTSITTFAGVLPIMFETSLQAKFVIPMAVALGFAVMFATLITLILVPCLYIILGDIGAVFKRPFKSRAVKVS; this comes from the coding sequence ATATAACCGAAATTAAAAAAGGCGTGTATCGCGCATTTAGAAATGGCGGTACAGCAAGCCTGGAAATAAACACCGATGCAAAACTTACCGATGTGCTTGATAAAGTAAAGTTGCGTGTTGATGGTATTGCGACTTTTCCGGCGGGTATGGAACCGGTCACCATAAGTCAGGTTGAGTTTAGGCAAGACGTTATAGGTATGACGCTCGTTGCTGACTTACCACTTACAGAGCTTAAGCCTATAGCAAACCAAATAGAGGATGAGTTACTACAGTTATCTAACGTGTCGTTAGTGGTAAACGATGTTCCTCTTGATGAAATAGCAATTGAAATAGAGCCCGATACGCTGCGCCAATATAATCTAACCCTTAGTGATGTGATGAATGCGGTACGCCGTTACTCAGCTAACTTTTCGGCGGGGCAGCTAAAAACAGACGCCGGTGTTATTTCTGTTCGCGTCGAGAATCAGTTTTACTCGGGTGAAGAGTTTAGACAAATTCCGGTAAAAATTGGCGAGTATGGCGCTAAAGTTTTACTGCAAGATATTGCAGTTATTAAAGATCAATTTACCGAAGGTGAGCGCTACTTTAAGTTTAATGGCGAAAACGCGGTGTATTTATCGGTAAAAGCAACGCAAGAGCAAAACATGATTCCCGTTGCTGATTCGGTTAAAGCGTTTATTGATCAAAAAAATAAGCAGCTACCGCCAGGTATTCGATTAGAGCCATTAATGGATATGACCTACTACCTAAATGCTCGCCTTGATATGATGAAAGCTAACCTGTTTCAAGGTGCCATTTTGGTGGCAATTATGTTGTCGTTATTCTTGCGTTTTAAACTAGCGCTTTGGGTAATGATTGGCTTACCTGTTTGTTTTTTAGGGGCCATGATGATGATGCCACTATTTGGCATTAGCATTAATATTATTTCGTTATTCGCTTTTATAATGGTGCTCGGCATAGTGGTGGATGATGCCATAGTGATAGGGGAAGCTGCCTACACCGAAGTTGAAAAAAGCGGCGGTGGTGTAGAAAATGTTGTGCGTGGCGCTAACCGAGTCGCGACCCCTGCAACCTTTGGTGTATTAACAACAATTGCTGTATTTGCACCATTCACAATGTCGAGCGGGCCAGAAAGTGCCTTCTTTTATGGTATAGCCGTTGTAGTAATGCTGTGTTTAGTATTTAGTTTGATTGAATCAAAGCTGATACTGCCAGCTCACATTGCTCATACGCACTTTTCGCCGATTAAAAAAGGTGGCTGGCGCGATCGCTTCAATACACGCTTTTTTGGTTTCGTAAATGGCCCATACAAACGTTTTATTGCTAAGTGTGTTGATTGGCGCTGGACTGTTTTGTTTGCTTTTATTGCAATGTTTATAATTAGTATTGCACTTATTACGTCTAATAAAGTACGTACAGTTCCAACTCCTAAAGTGCCGCACGACTTTCCACAAATTCAAGTAGAAATGAACGACAACGTTTCTGACTTACAAACCATTGCTGCTATTCGTGAAATAGAAGCTATGGTACTTAGAGTCGATGAAGAGACTGAACGTGAATTTGGTCAAAAAATTATTCGTGATGTATTGGTATTTAATCAAGGCAGAACCGAGTCGCAGTTACTAGCTCCATTAGTTGACGAAGATTCACGTCCATACAATGCATTTGAGCTTTCTCGACGGTGGCGTGAGGCTATGCCGACTATTGCTGGTATTAAGTCGTTAACTATTCAAGACGATGTTGGCGGCGGCGGTGGTAATGGCGGCGGCGAGTTTGGCTATTTACTGTATGGCTCAGACATAGATACTTTAAATCAAGCGGGTCGTCGTTTTATTCAATTACTTCAACAGCAAAAAGGGTTGTTTGATATTAGCTCAACCATAGATCCTGCGAGCAAAGAAGTGCAAATGAGCCTTAAACCTGTTGCTTACGATTTAGGCTTAGATTTAGCCGGTATTGCAAATCAAGTGGGTGCTAGTTTTTATGGTGGCGAGGCACAGCGTGTAATCCGAAACGGCGAAGAAGTACGCGTAATGGTACGTTACCCTAAGCTGACTCGTGAGGCATTTTCATCGCTTAAGCACACCGTTGTTACTACCCCACAGGGGCGAGAAGTACTTCTTGGTGATGTAGTAGAGCTAACAGAAACGCCAGGTATTAGCTATATACGCCGCGAAGGTGGTTACCGTACCGTGTATGTTTATGGCAATATTGATGAAGAGCAAATTGAGCCAGGCGAAGTGGTTAAGCAAGTAAAAGAAAATCTACTGCCACAGCTAATAGAAGAATTCCCAAGTGTTAAATCAGAGCTTGGTGGCGCAATAGAAGAGCAGCAAGCTCAAGCTAATGAGCAAATAATGTTTTTTATTGGCGGAATGATTTTAGTATACATACTGCTAGCTGTGCCGCTTAAAAGCTATTCACAACCGCTTATTGTAATGTCGGTTATTCCGTTTAGTTTAACCGGGGCTATTTGGGGTCATTATTGGTTTGATTTAGATATGAGCTTAATGTCGGGCTTTGGCTTAATTGCCGCAGCAGGGGTTGTGATTAATGACTCACTTGTAATGACCGATTATGTAAACCAAGTTCGCCGCGAAGGTGTTAGCGTTAAAAATGCAGTAATAGAAGCCGGTTGTGCCCGCTTTAGAGCAATACTATTAACGTCTATAACAACCTTTGCTGGTGTATTACCTATTATGTTTGAAACAAGCCTGCAGGCTAAGTTTGTAATACCTATGGCAGTAGCACTTGGCTTTGCTGTTATGTTTGCAACGTTAATAACGCTTATATTAGTGCCATGCCTATATATTATTTTAGGTGATATTGGTGCTGTGTTTAAGCGCCCGTTTAAAAGCCGAGCTGTGAAAGTCTCGTAG
- a CDS encoding DUF2721 domain-containing protein: MNSEVINILTMAKVIQTAVAPVFLITGIAATLGVLSNRLARITDRARLLERRLKINTDDDFNKSLATELRALLKRSRCIHIAFSLSVLSALLVCAVVMFLFLSHIQSINLSVTIACCFVAAMALLICAFISLLGEVFLATRSMRRGMIFADIGIND; encoded by the coding sequence ATGAATAGCGAAGTAATTAACATTTTAACTATGGCAAAAGTAATTCAAACGGCCGTTGCTCCCGTATTTTTAATCACAGGTATAGCAGCAACTTTAGGTGTTTTATCTAATCGCTTAGCACGAATTACCGACAGAGCGCGCTTATTGGAGCGAAGATTAAAAATAAATACAGATGACGATTTTAATAAGTCGCTAGCAACAGAACTCCGCGCTTTATTAAAAAGATCTCGATGTATACATATTGCTTTTAGTTTAAGTGTATTAAGTGCCTTACTTGTATGTGCTGTGGTTATGTTTTTATTCTTGTCGCACATTCAATCAATTAACTTAAGCGTGACCATTGCTTGTTGTTTTGTAGCTGCCATGGCGTTACTCATTTGTGCATTTATTTCGTTATTAGGTGAAGTATTTTTAGCAACGCGCAGCATGCGACGAGGCATGATATTTGCCGATATAGGCATTAATGATTAA
- a CDS encoding S9 family peptidase, which yields MKRTPFALAALSLAILSGCNQAPEETKKSNTQVKAVQVAQAVAPVAKKVPHEMTIHGDTRIDNYYWLRDDERKAPEVINYLEAENTYTDAMLAHTKALQSELFEELKGRIQKDDDSVPVKNGDYFYSTQTRGDNEYTTYLRSSDFAGTDQQVILDVNELAKGHDYYAVSGLDVSPNGNLMAYGEDTVSRRIYSVKIKDLTTGKLLEDTLEGTNGGIVWANDNKTVYYIKKDLQTLLGYQVYRHTLGTSQADDELIYEETDTSYYMGMSKSKDESEIYIWHSSTAASGVSVLSADDTKAMPKRLIEREAGLEYDISKLGNTYYIVTNLNAVNFQLMKVDIDKAGDKANWQSVIPARDDIKLEGIDLFNNYLVYQEREMGQSKLIARDLKTGKELPLSFNDSAYTIGTYGNNDIDSSTLRVYYTSMTTPSSSYDVDLATGDKTLLKQQVVLGDFDADNYASERIFVTARDGIKVPVSLVYRKDAFKKDGTNPLLQYGYGSYGATMDPTFSSSRLSLLDRGFVFAIAHVRGSQMLGRPWYEDGKLLTKKNTFNDFVDVTKALVSQKYGAKDEIFALGGSAGGLLMGAVANQAPELYKGMVAAVPFVDVVTTMLDASIPLTTNEYGEWGNPNEKAYYDYMLSYSPYDQVSKQAYPNMLVTTGLHDSQVQYFEPAKWVAKLRDYKTDDNKLLFKIDMEAGHGGASGRFKRLEDTALNYAFMLDLAGIKK from the coding sequence ATGAAACGTACTCCATTCGCACTCGCAGCACTATCGCTCGCTATTTTAAGTGGCTGTAATCAAGCCCCTGAAGAAACCAAAAAAAGTAATACACAAGTTAAAGCGGTTCAAGTAGCCCAAGCTGTAGCCCCTGTTGCTAAAAAAGTGCCACATGAAATGACTATTCATGGTGACACACGTATAGATAATTACTATTGGCTGCGTGATGATGAACGTAAAGCACCTGAGGTAATTAACTACTTAGAAGCTGAAAATACATACACTGATGCAATGCTTGCACATACTAAAGCGCTGCAAAGTGAGTTGTTTGAAGAGCTAAAAGGGCGTATTCAAAAAGACGATGATTCAGTCCCAGTAAAAAACGGTGATTATTTTTACTCAACACAAACACGTGGCGATAACGAGTACACTACTTACTTACGCAGCAGCGATTTTGCAGGTACCGATCAGCAAGTTATTTTAGATGTAAATGAGCTTGCTAAAGGCCATGATTATTATGCAGTAAGTGGTTTAGATGTAAGCCCTAATGGCAATTTAATGGCTTATGGCGAAGATACTGTTAGCCGTCGTATTTATAGCGTAAAAATAAAAGATTTAACTACCGGTAAATTACTCGAAGACACACTTGAAGGCACCAACGGTGGCATTGTGTGGGCAAACGATAATAAAACGGTTTACTACATTAAAAAAGATTTACAAACTCTACTAGGTTACCAAGTGTATCGTCATACATTAGGTACATCGCAAGCTGATGATGAGCTAATTTACGAAGAAACTGATACCAGTTACTACATGGGTATGAGTAAAAGCAAAGATGAGTCAGAGATTTATATTTGGCACAGCAGCACGGCTGCATCAGGCGTATCTGTATTAAGTGCTGATGATACTAAGGCAATGCCTAAACGCTTAATTGAGCGCGAAGCAGGGCTTGAATATGATATTTCGAAGCTAGGGAATACTTACTACATTGTAACTAACTTAAATGCTGTAAATTTTCAGCTGATGAAAGTTGATATTGATAAAGCAGGCGACAAGGCTAATTGGCAAAGTGTGATCCCTGCGCGCGATGATATTAAACTCGAAGGCATTGATTTATTTAATAACTACTTAGTTTACCAAGAACGTGAAATGGGCCAATCAAAGTTGATTGCGCGTGATTTAAAAACAGGTAAAGAGTTACCACTGAGCTTTAACGATAGCGCTTATACAATTGGTACTTATGGCAATAACGATATAGATAGCAGCACGTTACGTGTTTACTACACAAGCATGACCACTCCAAGCTCATCGTACGATGTAGATTTAGCGACTGGCGATAAAACGCTTCTTAAGCAACAGGTTGTGTTAGGTGATTTTGATGCTGACAATTACGCGTCAGAGCGTATTTTTGTAACAGCACGTGATGGCATAAAAGTACCGGTAAGCTTAGTTTACCGTAAAGATGCGTTTAAAAAAGATGGCACTAACCCGCTACTGCAATATGGTTACGGTTCTTATGGCGCTACCATGGATCCAACGTTCTCAAGCTCACGTTTGAGCTTGTTAGACCGTGGCTTTGTATTTGCAATTGCCCATGTACGTGGATCGCAAATGCTAGGTCGTCCTTGGTACGAAGACGGTAAGCTACTCACTAAAAAGAATACATTTAACGACTTTGTTGACGTAACTAAAGCACTGGTTTCTCAAAAGTATGGTGCAAAAGATGAAATATTTGCGTTAGGTGGCAGTGCTGGTGGCTTATTAATGGGCGCAGTAGCAAACCAAGCGCCTGAGCTTTATAAAGGCATGGTTGCTGCGGTACCGTTTGTAGATGTAGTAACAACGATGCTTGATGCGAGTATTCCGCTTACAACAAATGAATACGGCGAATGGGGTAATCCGAACGAAAAAGCGTATTACGATTACATGCTGTCTTACTCGCCATACGACCAAGTATCTAAGCAAGCATATCCTAATATGTTAGTAACGACTGGCTTGCACGATTCACAAGTTCAATACTTTGAACCTGCAAAATGGGTTGCTAAGCTGCGTGACTATAAAACTGATGACAATAAGTTACTGTTTAAAATAGATATGGAAGCAGGGCACGGTGGTGCATCGGGTCGCTTTAAGCGCTTAGAAGATACCGCGCTAAACTATGCATTTATGCTTGATTTAGCGGGTATTAAAAAGTAA
- a CDS encoding sensor histidine kinase, with the protein MKLSLYQKLAISLVVIFCFICALVYGWSKQLELTSKHHAEQNLHLALAEHLVQDNPLIKEGVYDYKALENLFHTLMLLGPAFEFYFVDETGKILTYSAKPGKVKRTHISLTPLKRLINDPSAAPIYGDNPRNKEQQKIFSAAPVFNQDKLQGYLYVIIGGEAYDTSLSTVKNNDKLWLAALWLGSALAFLFIAMLILLRFFTNPIQRLARDVSNIEAANYSLTDTKLSNYSTQKSNEVHSLGRSIQAMLTRINEQFKALEQGDKQRKELLTHLSHDLRTPLASLQGFLEVLNQSGEQLSKQEQQEYLQVSLNNCGQLKLLIEQIFELAHLENGEISINKETFNLGELIYDCMAKFSLAVDKKGISLSVEPAICDFPVVADIAKLERVLSNLIDNAIRHTPRGGSIAVHVKRSDDNQLFVHVSDTGVGIKEDELNAIFDPHYQASNSNKEGRQQGGLGLAICRGLLKLMDSEIYVQSEIGKGTMFSFNLPQKKVLS; encoded by the coding sequence ATGAAATTATCTTTGTATCAAAAATTAGCTATATCGCTAGTCGTGATTTTTTGTTTTATTTGCGCCCTAGTTTACGGCTGGAGCAAGCAATTAGAACTGACTTCAAAACACCACGCCGAACAAAATCTGCACTTAGCGTTAGCGGAACATTTAGTACAAGATAACCCACTAATAAAAGAAGGGGTTTACGACTATAAAGCGCTTGAAAACCTCTTCCATACCTTAATGTTATTAGGTCCTGCGTTTGAATTTTATTTTGTAGACGAAACCGGAAAAATTCTTACTTACTCAGCAAAGCCGGGTAAAGTTAAACGCACGCATATTAGTTTAACGCCTTTAAAAAGGCTGATTAACGACCCAAGCGCTGCACCTATTTATGGTGATAATCCTCGTAATAAAGAGCAACAAAAAATATTTTCAGCCGCGCCAGTATTTAATCAAGATAAGCTACAAGGTTATTTATATGTAATTATTGGTGGTGAGGCTTACGATACCTCACTAAGCACTGTAAAAAATAATGATAAGTTATGGCTAGCTGCTTTATGGCTTGGCTCTGCACTCGCATTTTTATTTATTGCGATGCTAATTTTACTACGTTTTTTTACCAACCCAATTCAGCGCTTAGCACGCGATGTTAGTAATATTGAAGCCGCTAACTACAGCCTTACCGACACCAAGCTAAGTAACTATTCAACGCAAAAAAGTAACGAAGTGCATAGTTTAGGGCGAAGTATTCAAGCCATGCTAACGCGTATTAATGAGCAGTTTAAAGCGCTTGAACAAGGCGATAAACAACGCAAAGAGTTGCTAACTCATCTATCGCACGACCTACGTACACCACTTGCTTCACTGCAGGGGTTTTTAGAAGTATTAAATCAGTCGGGCGAGCAGCTAAGTAAACAAGAGCAGCAAGAATACTTGCAGGTATCGCTTAATAATTGTGGGCAATTAAAGCTACTCATAGAGCAAATATTTGAGCTTGCTCACTTAGAAAATGGCGAAATAAGTATAAATAAAGAAACCTTTAATTTAGGTGAACTCATTTACGATTGCATGGCAAAATTTAGTTTAGCCGTTGACAAAAAAGGCATTAGTTTGTCGGTAGAACCTGCGATTTGTGATTTTCCTGTGGTTGCCGATATAGCTAAATTAGAGCGCGTGTTAAGCAACTTAATTGATAACGCAATTAGGCATACCCCTCGTGGCGGCAGCATTGCAGTACATGTAAAACGCAGTGACGATAATCAACTATTTGTGCATGTATCAGACACGGGCGTAGGCATAAAAGAAGATGAGCTGAATGCTATTTTTGATCCGCACTACCAAGCAAGTAATTCTAATAAAGAAGGGCGCCAGCAAGGTGGTTTAGGATTGGCTATTTGCAGAGGGTTATTAAAACTGATGGATAGCGAAATTTACGTACAAAGTGAAATTGGTAAAGGCACTATGTTTAGCTTTAACTTGCCACAAAAAAAGGTGCTTTCTTAA
- a CDS encoding response regulator transcription factor, producing MRHEKILVVEDDREIGKLITTQLTSLNLHVDHVVSAELALKKIAKHPYGLILLDINLPQMDGLSLCRKIKEHYPTTSVILLTALSSDMDRVIGLEMGADDYICKPFFARELQARVKTQLRHRAQLLASQNNDNSPVDSEQTLNVGSLNIEFSSHQVYLGKQALNLTATEFDLLVYFARHPNHVFSRQQLLDKVWGYQHSGYEHTVNSHINRLRAKLEEHQQAPIIETVWGVGYKLNPSQLN from the coding sequence ATGCGTCACGAAAAAATATTAGTAGTAGAAGACGACAGAGAAATAGGTAAATTAATTACCACACAACTTACTTCGCTTAACTTACATGTAGATCATGTTGTAAGCGCAGAACTTGCCTTAAAAAAAATAGCCAAGCATCCCTACGGACTTATTTTACTCGATATAAACTTACCCCAAATGGATGGTTTAAGCTTATGCCGAAAAATAAAAGAGCATTACCCTACTACCTCCGTTATTTTACTCACCGCGCTTAGTAGCGATATGGACAGAGTTATTGGCCTTGAAATGGGCGCCGACGATTATATTTGTAAACCCTTTTTTGCACGCGAATTACAAGCCAGAGTAAAAACCCAATTACGCCACAGAGCACAACTACTCGCTAGCCAAAATAACGACAACTCCCCCGTTGATAGCGAACAAACACTAAATGTAGGCTCACTCAATATAGAATTTAGTTCGCACCAAGTGTATTTAGGCAAGCAAGCCCTTAACCTTACCGCCACCGAATTTGATTTACTCGTTTACTTTGCACGCCATCCTAATCATGTTTTTAGCCGCCAGCAGTTACTCGATAAAGTATGGGGTTACCAACACAGTGGGTACGAGCATACGGTTAATTCACATATAAACCGCTTACGTGCCAAGCTAGAAGAACACCAACAAGCGCCTATCATCGAAACAGTTTGGGGTGTTGGTTACAAACTAAACCCTAGCCAACTCAATTAA